Proteins co-encoded in one Erwinia sp. genomic window:
- the cysG_2 gene encoding Siroheme synthase (ID:JIFNMEKO_02980;~source:Prodigal:2.6): MDYFPLFCQLKQRRCLLVGAGEIAERKASLLIQSGADLHVCALSFNAAFLRWAEQGKVTLHAEAFHPALLDGCWLVIAATQHRQVNQDIFQAAEARQCFCNVVDAPEHASAIMPSIVARSPLTVAIASGGLAPVMSRLLREKIEALLPHTLGPVVTFAGTLRRQIKTAIPCGIQRRRFWERLLSHTPLAQALATGDHARAAKLSEQLITAQNEPTGFVTLVGAGPGDPGLMTLNGLQQLQRADVVVYDRLVSDEILELIRRDAERIPVGKQAGRHSHSQTSINQLLIGLAKQGKHVVRLKGGDPFIFGRGAEEADALQHEGIPCTVIPGITAASGCAAYAGIPLTHRDHAQSVRLITGHVQEKKSLNWRQLATPGQTLVIYMGLSQAAEIQQQLTNHAMPASTPVAVIENGTRPTQRTIVGALGQLTALCSTVISPSLIIVGDVVSLAKQSATSD; the protein is encoded by the coding sequence ATGGATTACTTCCCTCTATTCTGTCAGCTGAAACAGCGCCGCTGCCTGCTGGTGGGTGCAGGCGAAATTGCAGAACGTAAAGCCAGTTTGTTAATACAATCAGGTGCAGACCTGCATGTCTGTGCCCTGTCGTTTAATGCTGCTTTTCTGCGCTGGGCCGAGCAAGGCAAAGTTACACTGCACGCCGAAGCTTTCCATCCGGCACTGCTGGACGGTTGCTGGCTGGTAATTGCCGCTACACAGCATCGTCAAGTTAATCAGGATATTTTTCAGGCCGCAGAAGCACGACAGTGTTTCTGTAACGTTGTTGATGCGCCGGAACATGCCAGTGCCATTATGCCCTCGATTGTTGCCAGGTCACCACTGACAGTCGCTATTGCCAGTGGTGGATTAGCCCCGGTGATGAGCCGCCTTCTGAGAGAAAAAATTGAAGCATTACTGCCCCATACACTCGGCCCTGTCGTGACTTTTGCGGGTACACTACGGAGACAGATAAAAACTGCTATCCCATGTGGTATTCAACGACGCCGTTTTTGGGAACGTCTGCTGAGCCATACCCCTCTGGCTCAGGCCCTGGCAACAGGTGATCACGCTCGCGCGGCAAAACTGAGTGAACAACTGATCACTGCGCAAAATGAACCGACTGGTTTTGTCACCCTTGTCGGTGCAGGCCCAGGTGACCCAGGTCTCATGACACTTAACGGGTTGCAGCAACTACAACGGGCGGATGTCGTGGTTTATGACAGACTGGTATCCGATGAGATTCTTGAGCTGATACGCAGAGATGCCGAACGCATTCCTGTTGGCAAGCAGGCTGGCCGGCATAGCCACTCACAAACGTCCATCAATCAGCTATTAATCGGCCTGGCTAAACAAGGCAAACACGTGGTTCGCCTGAAAGGTGGTGATCCTTTTATCTTTGGCCGTGGAGCTGAAGAGGCGGATGCCTTACAGCATGAGGGGATTCCATGTACAGTGATTCCCGGTATCACAGCAGCTTCAGGCTGTGCTGCTTATGCAGGTATCCCATTAACGCATCGCGATCATGCGCAAAGTGTACGGTTGATCACCGGTCATGTGCAGGAAAAAAAGAGTCTCAACTGGCGGCAATTAGCAACACCTGGCCAGACACTGGTAATTTATATGGGGTTATCTCAGGCCGCTGAGATCCAGCAGCAATTGACAAACCACGCGATGCCAGCCTCTACACCAGTGGCAGTCATTGAGAATGGAACACGTCCCACTCAACGCACAATCGTTGGTGCTCTGGGACAACTTACAGCGCTCTGCAGCACAGTGATCAGTCCCAGCTTAATCATTGTCGGTGACGTAGTCTCACTGGCAAAACAGTCCGCCACTTCGGATTAA